In one Parageobacillus genomosp. 1 genomic region, the following are encoded:
- a CDS encoding SDR family oxidoreductase, whose amino-acid sequence MKILILGGTRFLGRALVEESLRRGHEVTLFNRGNNNHIFKDVEALTGDRNGDLSALKGRKWDAVIDTCGFVPHAVAKSAAVLADNIEHYTYISSISVYKDFVNPGIQEDDPIQSLPADQVEEITRGTAGPIYEYYGPLKALCEIEAEKHLPQRVLTVRAGLLVGPFDYTDRLPYWVKRIYEGGKVLCPGNPNRPVQLIDVKDLAAWMIQMVERKITGIYNATGPDYPLTMGHLLETCKQVTGSNAELVWVKEEFLAKHHVQPWIEMPLWIPESFPLPGEKEPWNGFFAIDISKAIEAGLTFRPLEYTIHDIFVWETSRTDGERKAGITLERETKLLEAWIEESLR is encoded by the coding sequence ATGAAAATACTTATATTAGGAGGAACTCGTTTTCTTGGAAGAGCGCTAGTAGAAGAATCGTTAAGAAGAGGGCATGAAGTTACTTTATTTAACCGTGGCAACAATAACCACATTTTCAAAGACGTAGAGGCTTTAACAGGAGACCGCAACGGAGATTTAAGCGCGTTAAAAGGGCGAAAATGGGACGCTGTTATTGACACTTGCGGATTTGTTCCGCACGCGGTTGCAAAATCCGCTGCCGTTTTAGCTGACAACATTGAGCATTATACATATATTTCAAGCATTTCTGTATATAAAGACTTTGTTAATCCGGGAATACAAGAGGACGACCCGATTCAATCTTTGCCTGCCGATCAGGTCGAAGAAATTACCCGCGGCACGGCAGGACCAATTTATGAATATTATGGTCCTTTAAAGGCGTTATGCGAAATCGAAGCAGAGAAACATTTGCCACAAAGAGTATTAACAGTAAGGGCTGGGCTACTTGTCGGACCTTTTGATTATACAGACCGCTTGCCTTATTGGGTAAAAAGAATTTATGAAGGCGGAAAAGTGTTATGCCCAGGCAATCCTAACCGTCCGGTGCAATTGATTGATGTCAAAGATTTGGCTGCTTGGATGATCCAAATGGTGGAACGAAAAATAACAGGTATATATAACGCAACCGGCCCTGATTATCCTCTTACCATGGGGCATTTATTAGAAACGTGTAAGCAAGTGACAGGAAGCAACGCGGAACTTGTATGGGTGAAAGAAGAGTTTTTAGCAAAACATCATGTTCAGCCTTGGATCGAAATGCCATTATGGATTCCTGAAAGCTTCCCGCTCCCGGGAGAAAAAGAGCCGTGGAACGGTTTTTTTGCGATTGACATTTCAAAAGCGATAGAAGCAGGCCTTACATTCCGACCGCTCGAATACACGATACATGACATTTTCGTATGGGAAACCTCAAGAACAGATGGAGAAAGAAAAGCAGGCATTACGTTAGAGAGAGAAACGAAGCTATTGGAAGCTTGGATAGAAGAGAGCCTTCGTTAA
- a CDS encoding class D sortase, producing MKKKGINRNKRLILLSFSVFLILAGFWFTTTNVYKFAKGYFLYKTYSSSNREEVRAQTTEAQVSKGKLKIKEDLYPVRPKMGDKIGELYIPKLNATLPIYHGTDEDELEKGVGHFAGSVLPGEDDNSVLSGHRDTVFRRLGKVGEGDWLIVRTSAGEFRYKVNKVRIVDEDDRTVIVPKPRATLTVSTCYPFEYIGPAPKRYVLVAYLASKKLSK from the coding sequence ATGAAAAAGAAGGGGATCAATCGCAATAAGAGATTGATTCTTCTTTCATTCTCTGTTTTTCTGATTTTGGCTGGTTTTTGGTTCACTACAACAAATGTCTATAAATTTGCCAAAGGCTACTTTCTTTATAAAACTTATTCTTCTAGTAACCGAGAGGAAGTAAGAGCTCAAACAACAGAAGCACAAGTAAGCAAAGGAAAATTAAAAATAAAGGAGGACCTATATCCTGTCCGTCCCAAAATGGGTGATAAAATAGGCGAATTGTATATACCCAAATTAAATGCTACCCTTCCTATCTACCACGGAACAGATGAAGATGAGTTAGAAAAAGGAGTCGGGCACTTTGCAGGAAGTGTGTTACCTGGCGAGGATGACAACTCCGTACTTTCAGGACATCGGGATACAGTGTTTCGAAGACTAGGGAAAGTAGGAGAAGGAGACTGGTTAATTGTTCGTACCTCTGCAGGGGAGTTCCGATATAAAGTCAACAAAGTACGAATTGTGGATGAAGATGACCGGACCGTTATCGTACCTAAACCCCGGGCGACTTTAACAGTTAGTACATGCTATCCCTTTGAGTATATCGGGCCGGCACCTAAGCGTTATGTACTTGTCGCCTATCTAGCTTCAAAAAAACTTTCTAAATAG
- a CDS encoding processed acidic surface protein: MKKLGAILLSLSLVFGLFPKAIFAAQNRQFEKDFAEYLAQISKVRGFEVTKDNIEASLAAYELTINDFDSVEELSDFLGEVIKADLSNLDSIYEEYELDEASLVQLLKEHGEELNDYVFLDDLYEALYTYTDDGEFERDPNFEQKLSEYLTEISAIRGFEVTKNDIEKSLALYGESLENFETVEDLSDYLGDVIKADLSNLDYFEENFGMDKQSILDLLKENGKDINDYIFIDNLEQDIWNYSDGMLPGIEEEVVKELIPIFEKELGLTQEELQRIEDHLMSLEEHLSNPETLERLDQLANRMMAFEEFDTATELTPEQIAEIASIYEELLSIFKLKATYSLVKDGSETPLSLADLLQIEELKGANLKVFLYSEDGKFLADLIVTGEMVDSDTVIDTGEQIDESTEEAKETIKQVAIAKPEKQKPVLKTDTAEKRKVITQKNDKYKTVRGAKLPKTASDYILNALFGLFIALAGVLIYRKVRSA, from the coding sequence ATGAAAAAATTGGGGGCAATTCTACTATCACTTTCATTAGTATTTGGGTTATTTCCTAAAGCCATTTTCGCAGCCCAAAACCGACAATTTGAGAAGGACTTTGCGGAATATTTGGCTCAAATCAGCAAAGTAAGAGGGTTTGAAGTGACAAAAGATAATATAGAAGCGTCACTTGCTGCTTACGAACTTACCATTAACGATTTCGATTCTGTGGAGGAGCTTAGCGATTTCTTGGGTGAAGTCATTAAAGCAGATTTAAGTAATCTGGATTCCATTTACGAAGAGTATGAACTTGATGAAGCCAGTCTTGTTCAATTATTAAAAGAGCATGGTGAAGAGCTGAATGATTATGTCTTTCTTGATGATCTTTATGAGGCTCTCTACACTTATACGGACGATGGGGAATTTGAGCGCGATCCAAACTTTGAACAGAAATTATCAGAATATTTAACTGAAATTAGCGCGATAAGAGGCTTCGAGGTGACAAAAAATGATATAGAAAAGTCTCTTGCCTTGTATGGGGAGAGCCTTGAAAACTTCGAAACTGTTGAGGACCTCAGTGATTACTTAGGGGATGTTATTAAAGCAGATTTAAGCAACTTAGATTACTTTGAAGAGAATTTCGGAATGGACAAACAATCGATTCTTGATTTGCTGAAAGAAAACGGAAAAGATATTAACGATTACATCTTTATCGATAACTTGGAACAAGATATTTGGAATTACTCTGATGGAATGCTTCCTGGTATAGAAGAAGAGGTAGTAAAAGAGCTTATTCCTATTTTCGAGAAAGAACTTGGTCTTACGCAAGAGGAATTACAACGGATTGAAGACCATTTAATGTCGCTAGAGGAGCATCTCTCTAATCCAGAAACGTTAGAACGACTGGACCAATTAGCTAACCGCATGATGGCTTTTGAGGAATTTGATACAGCGACTGAGCTTACTCCTGAACAAATTGCTGAAATAGCATCCATCTATGAAGAATTACTTTCCATTTTTAAGTTAAAGGCAACTTACAGTCTTGTAAAAGATGGTTCGGAAACACCATTATCTTTGGCAGACCTATTGCAGATAGAAGAATTAAAAGGTGCTAACTTAAAAGTATTCTTGTACAGCGAAGATGGAAAATTCTTGGCCGACCTCATTGTGACAGGCGAAATGGTTGATTCTGATACTGTGATTGATACAGGTGAACAAATTGATGAATCTACTGAAGAGGCAAAAGAGACCATCAAACAAGTAGCGATTGCAAAACCAGAAAAACAAAAGCCAGTACTTAAGACTGATACAGCAGAAAAACGAAAAGTCATTACCCAGAAGAATGACAAATATAAGACGGTAAGAGGTGCGAAACTTCCAAAGACTGCTTCTGACTATATCCTGAATGCCCTGTTTGGCCTTTTCATTGCATTAGCAGGGGTTCTGATTTATCGAAAGGTTAGGAGTGCTTAA
- a CDS encoding Fur-regulated basic protein FbpA: protein MSKLLREAIKKKKQFYMKRILEAGIYKESDPRLYQLTLSELE from the coding sequence ATGTCTAAACTCCTGAGAGAAGCTATTAAAAAGAAAAAACAATTTTATATGAAAAGGATTTTGGAAGCAGGAATTTACAAAGAATCTGATCCTCGTCTGTATCAGCTTACATTAAGTGAGTTGGAATAA
- the eat gene encoding ethanolamine permease, with protein sequence MTNNTNNHLHKELKPIHLWGIAVGMVISGQYFGWNYGFEQGGTIGLAIASIIVTIFYTTFIFSYSELSTSIPHAGGPSAYARKAMGPYMGFMTGLACLLEFVFAPPAIAVATGAYINFLIPSINAVYATVAVFSFFILINLIGVKGAAIIELVATILALIGLIIYYVAGLPHVKSSMIFNDMSFFNGWTGVFASIPFAIWFFLAIEGGAMAAEEVRNPKRDIPKGFISGILTLAIATVFTLLVTAGLGGGQGKPADYPLPQALAGVYGENNMLPITVAVIGLFGLIASLHGIIIGYSRQTFALARAGYLPRFLSNLSKRGVPHWGLIVPGIIGVVSAGSASFANALIILSVFGAITMYCLSLISLFVLRKKEPHMERPFKVSYPVVPGIALFLGIISFFCVLKYSVLTTNLPLFGIEIPLIAVILFVFGAGSVYYFLVGVKKIRPISEEFVSIEDVASSQQNVSL encoded by the coding sequence ATGACAAATAATACGAATAACCATTTACACAAAGAGTTAAAACCGATCCATTTGTGGGGAATCGCAGTAGGAATGGTGATTTCAGGCCAGTATTTCGGATGGAATTATGGATTTGAGCAAGGTGGAACGATAGGATTAGCGATTGCTTCGATTATTGTCACTATTTTTTATACGACTTTCATATTTAGTTATTCAGAACTCTCTACATCCATTCCACACGCTGGAGGTCCATCCGCCTATGCAAGGAAAGCGATGGGCCCTTACATGGGGTTTATGACGGGCTTAGCCTGTTTACTTGAATTTGTTTTTGCTCCGCCTGCTATTGCTGTTGCGACAGGAGCCTACATTAACTTTTTAATTCCAAGTATTAACGCTGTGTATGCTACAGTGGCTGTTTTTTCATTTTTTATTTTAATTAATCTAATAGGGGTAAAAGGAGCTGCAATCATTGAGCTTGTTGCTACTATTTTAGCTTTGATCGGTTTAATTATTTACTACGTTGCTGGACTTCCTCATGTAAAGAGCTCGATGATATTTAATGACATGTCATTTTTTAACGGCTGGACTGGAGTATTTGCCTCTATTCCTTTTGCCATTTGGTTTTTCCTTGCTATTGAGGGAGGAGCGATGGCAGCAGAAGAAGTTCGTAATCCTAAAAGGGATATACCAAAAGGATTTATTTCTGGAATTTTGACATTAGCGATTGCAACAGTTTTCACATTACTTGTTACGGCGGGACTTGGCGGAGGACAAGGAAAGCCTGCTGATTATCCGCTTCCGCAAGCGTTAGCTGGCGTTTATGGTGAAAACAATATGTTACCAATAACTGTCGCCGTTATTGGGTTGTTTGGATTAATAGCAAGCCTACATGGTATAATCATTGGTTACTCCCGACAAACATTTGCATTAGCCAGAGCGGGATATCTGCCTAGATTTCTCTCTAATTTATCAAAAAGAGGAGTTCCGCATTGGGGATTAATTGTACCTGGTATCATAGGAGTAGTTAGTGCTGGTTCAGCTAGTTTTGCCAATGCTTTGATTATCTTATCTGTATTTGGTGCGATTACCATGTATTGTTTGAGTCTCATATCACTGTTTGTATTGCGGAAAAAAGAACCTCATATGGAACGACCTTTTAAGGTAAGCTACCCGGTTGTTCCAGGAATAGCACTCTTTTTAGGTATTATTTCGTTCTTTTGCGTATTAAAGTATAGTGTGTTAACTACAAATCTCCCTCTCTTCGGAATCGAAATTCCATTAATCGCTGTAATTTTGTTCGTATTTGGCGCGGGAAGTGTTTACTACTTCTTAGTAGGTGTAAAGAAGATTCGTCCAATATCTGAGGAATTTGTGTCTATCGAAGACGTAGCATCTAGTCAGCAGAATGTATCGTTATAA
- the eutC gene encoding ethanolamine ammonia-lyase subunit EutC has protein sequence MNQADIQQEKVMMELQTRISQQSKDKIDKDEAEKSFHYTAVDWLTNVPNPKFPEGIDELRKVTPARIGVWRTGTRPLTKTILKLQLDHAAAVDAVNGEVPDSLLKEFNLFTVETCYENKEVYLKRPDKGRVLTEEAVKTIQEKCVKNPQVQIVVSDGLSASAIEANLRDIYPALLDSLEVNGLTQGTPFFVKGGRVACMDHIGEILQPEVLVLLIGERPGLVSANSMSAYMCYRPRKGMIESERTVISNIHSGGTHPVEAGAYIGTVLRKMIDQKASGVRLEL, from the coding sequence ATGAATCAAGCGGATATTCAACAAGAGAAAGTGATGATGGAATTACAGACCAGAATATCTCAGCAATCAAAAGACAAAATCGATAAAGACGAAGCGGAAAAAAGTTTTCATTACACTGCGGTTGATTGGTTAACCAATGTCCCAAATCCAAAATTTCCTGAAGGAATTGACGAATTGCGAAAAGTAACTCCTGCACGTATAGGAGTATGGAGGACAGGAACACGTCCACTGACGAAAACAATTTTAAAATTACAGCTTGATCATGCTGCAGCTGTTGATGCTGTTAACGGAGAAGTCCCTGATAGTTTACTTAAAGAATTTAATTTATTTACAGTAGAGACTTGTTATGAAAATAAAGAGGTTTATTTAAAGAGACCGGATAAAGGTCGGGTTCTTACCGAAGAGGCAGTCAAAACGATCCAAGAAAAATGTGTGAAAAATCCTCAAGTACAAATCGTTGTTTCTGATGGGTTAAGTGCGAGTGCGATTGAAGCAAATCTCAGGGACATTTATCCAGCATTGTTGGATTCATTAGAAGTAAATGGGTTAACGCAAGGAACTCCTTTTTTTGTAAAAGGTGGAAGAGTGGCATGCATGGATCATATTGGTGAGATCTTGCAGCCAGAAGTTCTTGTCCTTTTAATTGGAGAGAGACCAGGTCTTGTTTCTGCCAATTCTATGAGCGCCTATATGTGCTATAGACCGAGAAAAGGAATGATAGAGTCGGAGCGAACGGTGATTTCTAATATTCATTCAGGAGGCACTCATCCCGTTGAAGCAGGAGCCTACATTGGTACCGTTTTACGGAAAATGATTGATCAGAAAGCTAGTGGAGTTCGTCTAGAACTATAG
- a CDS encoding ethanolamine ammonia-lyase subunit EutB, which produces MKTTVTLMGKTYQFKSLKEIMAKANEEKSGDQLAGIHAQDAQERIAARHVLSELTLADIRNNPLLPPEEDEVSRVIEEGVNEKIYASIRNWTVAELREYLLSPNVTNNEITHIRRGLTSEMIAAVTKIMTNLDLIQAASKITVETRCNTTIGQKGRLAGRAQPNHPNDNLQGIKAAIFEALSYGVGDAVIGINPVIDTADSVKAILNMTKELIEKWNIPTQNCVLAHVTTQMRAIKQGGAADLLFQSLAGTELGNKAFGISVELLDEANELILKEGTAAGPNVWYFETGQGSELSADAHHGIDQLTLEARCYGLAKRYKPFIVNTVVGFIGPEYLYNSKQVIRAGLEDHFMGKLHGLPMGVDVCYTNHMKADQNDMENLAVLLAAAGVNFLIGVAMADDCMLNYQSLSFHDIATLRELLHMRPAPEFERWLEKMGIMENGKLTSIAGDPTLFL; this is translated from the coding sequence TTGAAAACAACGGTCACATTAATGGGAAAAACTTATCAATTTAAAAGTTTGAAAGAAATTATGGCAAAAGCGAATGAAGAAAAATCAGGTGACCAGCTAGCAGGGATTCATGCGCAAGATGCACAAGAGCGTATTGCAGCAAGACATGTTTTATCAGAGTTAACTCTTGCTGATATTCGAAATAATCCTCTTTTGCCGCCAGAAGAAGATGAGGTGTCACGTGTTATCGAGGAAGGGGTTAACGAAAAAATTTACGCATCAATTCGAAATTGGACGGTTGCGGAACTTCGTGAATACCTTTTATCACCGAATGTTACGAACAACGAAATTACTCATATTCGCCGAGGATTAACAAGCGAGATGATCGCCGCAGTAACGAAGATTATGACAAATTTAGATTTGATCCAAGCAGCATCAAAAATCACAGTAGAAACACGTTGTAACACAACTATTGGTCAAAAGGGACGATTAGCAGGGAGAGCACAGCCTAATCACCCTAATGATAATCTGCAAGGAATCAAGGCAGCAATTTTTGAAGCATTGAGTTACGGTGTTGGGGATGCGGTTATTGGAATTAATCCGGTTATTGATACGGCAGACAGTGTGAAGGCGATTTTAAATATGACAAAGGAGTTAATTGAGAAGTGGAATATTCCGACGCAAAATTGTGTTTTAGCACATGTAACAACGCAAATGAGGGCGATTAAGCAGGGAGGGGCAGCAGATTTATTATTCCAAAGTTTGGCAGGTACTGAACTAGGAAACAAAGCATTTGGCATTAGTGTCGAATTGCTAGACGAAGCAAATGAACTGATTTTAAAAGAAGGAACAGCTGCTGGTCCGAATGTATGGTATTTCGAAACAGGACAGGGATCAGAACTGTCAGCAGATGCTCATCATGGCATTGACCAACTAACGTTAGAAGCTAGGTGCTATGGGCTAGCTAAGCGATATAAGCCGTTTATAGTGAATACAGTAGTGGGCTTTATTGGACCCGAGTATTTATATAACAGTAAACAAGTGATTCGTGCGGGACTTGAGGATCATTTTATGGGAAAACTTCATGGGTTGCCGATGGGAGTAGATGTTTGTTACACCAATCATATGAAAGCGGACCAAAATGATATGGAAAACTTAGCAGTCCTGCTGGCTGCAGCGGGTGTCAACTTCTTAATCGGTGTGGCTATGGCAGATGATTGTATGCTAAATTATCAATCTCTTAGCTTCCATGACATTGCCACACTAAGAGAATTGCTTCACATGCGACCGGCTCCGGAGTTTGAGCGCTGGTTAGAAAAAATGGGAATTATGGAGAATGGAAAATTAACATCGATAGCTGGTGATCCTACTTTATTTTTATAA
- a CDS encoding ethanolamine ammonia-lyase reactivating factor EutA: MEGQSIISVGIDIGTSTTKFIVSHLKYAKVSSHFSLPRYEIVERKIVYESPMYSTPLKEKRDEIDLKTLAEWLEEQYKKAGVNVSEVKSGAVIITGETATKKNAESILHYLAEKSGDFVVAIAGASLEALLAGKGSGAFLRSKEVKGTVANIDIGGGTANVVLFRRGKVLGAITYHVGGRLIELDQNGEITFISTSIQPWLHSKNYRLQVKKKICFKEMQQIVQEMCKDMLNSLTGQKPIQLDDSLIHSTSFQVIPPIDEVMISGGIGQLLEKEAPKTIYDTAVYGDIGPLLAHEVVKAIENSSLKLIKATQTSRATVIGAGMQSTEISGATIHVASSRLPIRNLPIMMVELNDEQIKNGDDVYEQIKHAMIEWKQYFQGEQEIPFAIHIRGISYCSYAALKEVAKILFSLYEKYFPRNPVLVVICENDIAKALGQLLVLQSKNKVDIISIDQVVVEQGDYIDIGETINQSMVPVVIKTLAFMKN; this comes from the coding sequence GTGGAAGGTCAATCGATTATTAGTGTTGGAATCGACATCGGAACAAGTACGACAAAATTTATTGTCAGTCATTTAAAATATGCAAAAGTATCTAGTCATTTTTCTTTACCTCGCTATGAAATTGTTGAGAGAAAAATTGTGTACGAAAGTCCTATGTACTCAACGCCGTTAAAAGAAAAACGGGATGAAATTGATTTGAAGACTCTCGCGGAATGGCTTGAAGAGCAATATAAAAAGGCAGGAGTGAATGTATCAGAAGTAAAATCTGGCGCTGTGATCATAACCGGCGAAACGGCGACGAAAAAAAATGCAGAGAGCATTCTACATTATTTAGCTGAAAAATCCGGGGATTTTGTAGTTGCCATTGCTGGTGCTAGTTTGGAAGCGTTGCTTGCCGGCAAAGGATCTGGTGCTTTTTTGCGATCTAAAGAAGTGAAAGGAACAGTTGCCAACATTGATATTGGGGGCGGAACGGCGAATGTTGTACTTTTTCGGAGGGGGAAAGTATTAGGTGCCATTACCTATCATGTTGGTGGAAGATTAATCGAATTAGATCAGAATGGTGAAATTACGTTTATATCCACATCTATTCAACCATGGTTACATTCGAAAAATTATCGACTGCAGGTAAAGAAAAAAATTTGTTTTAAAGAAATGCAGCAGATTGTCCAAGAAATGTGCAAAGATATGCTGAATTCGTTAACTGGGCAGAAACCGATTCAGTTGGATGATTCACTAATTCACAGCACGAGTTTTCAAGTGATTCCTCCTATCGATGAGGTGATGATTTCAGGAGGAATTGGTCAGTTGCTTGAGAAAGAAGCCCCTAAAACGATCTATGACACGGCTGTTTATGGAGATATTGGTCCGCTTCTTGCACATGAAGTAGTAAAGGCGATTGAAAATAGTTCATTAAAACTAATAAAAGCAACGCAAACATCTCGGGCAACGGTAATCGGGGCTGGGATGCAAAGTACAGAAATTAGTGGGGCTACTATACATGTTGCCTCGTCACGTCTCCCAATCCGCAATTTACCAATCATGATGGTTGAGCTAAACGATGAACAAATAAAAAATGGAGATGATGTGTATGAGCAAATCAAACATGCGATGATCGAGTGGAAGCAATATTTTCAAGGGGAACAAGAAATTCCTTTTGCCATTCATATTCGGGGAATTTCTTATTGTTCCTATGCAGCATTAAAAGAAGTAGCTAAGATATTATTTTCACTTTATGAAAAATATTTTCCAAGGAATCCTGTTTTAGTAGTCATCTGTGAAAACGATATTGCGAAAGCACTCGGACAATTGCTAGTGCTTCAATCTAAAAATAAAGTAGATATTATTTCGATTGATCAAGTTGTAGTCGAACAAGGTGACTACATTGATATAGGAGAAACAATCAATCAAAGTATGGTTCCTGTAGTCATCAAAACGTTGGCTTTTATGAAAAATTAG
- a CDS encoding ANTAR domain-containing protein — protein sequence MIEKAKGKLMKRFSCTEERAYESMRKKSMEHRISMFKLAEKILEKYEKSVSNN from the coding sequence ATCATTGAAAAGGCAAAGGGAAAACTAATGAAAAGATTTTCTTGTACAGAAGAAAGAGCCTATGAATCGATGAGAAAAAAGAGTATGGAACACCGCATTTCTATGTTTAAATTGGCTGAAAAAATTCTTGAAAAATACGAGAAATCGGTTTCGAATAACTGA
- a CDS encoding ANTAR domain-containing response regulator: MCCDLVYQFKPDIVIMDIKMPKMDGIKVTIIIRNFEQSAVILLTAYSQRELVNDAKEAGVTGYLVKPVSEEDLIPAIEIAKSQQEKFQLLERDIQLLKKSI; the protein is encoded by the coding sequence GTGTGTTGCGATTTAGTATATCAGTTCAAACCAGATATTGTCATTATGGATATAAAAATGCCGAAGATGGATGGTATAAAAGTGACTATAATCATCAGAAATTTCGAACAATCAGCTGTTATCTTGCTGACAGCATATAGTCAACGTGAGCTTGTGAATGATGCGAAAGAAGCAGGAGTAACAGGTTATTTAGTAAAACCTGTTTCGGAAGAGGATTTAATTCCAGCCATTGAAATTGCTAAAAGCCAACAGGAGAAATTTCAATTGTTAGAAAGAGACATTCAGCTATTAAAAAAGTCAATATAA
- a CDS encoding helix-turn-helix domain-containing protein: MSTKRRTYTELKLEVVKRALSGESVKAIAYHFGITDTDYIYKWMDHMKCTGK, translated from the coding sequence ATGTCTACGAAAAGAAGAACCTATACGGAATTAAAGCTCGAAGTGGTAAAAAGAGCCTTGTCAGGAGAAAGTGTAAAAGCCATTGCATATCACTTCGGTATTACCGATACCGACTATATTTACAAATGGATGGATCATATGAAGTGTACGGGGAAGTAG
- the lpdA gene encoding dihydrolipoyl dehydrogenase codes for MVVGELAQERDVVIIGGGPGGYSAAIRAAQLGLSVTLIEEGELGGVCLNKGCIPSKVFAHAAQKMADIPHLKDIGIDLENTGFQLGKLQNYKAKIITQLRQGVEALCKANRIEVLRGHASFLAEDRIGVEAGDAFEVYRFRHAIIAVGASHISPPSVSVDHERILNVDSIYSLETLPGHLLVYGNDYIALEAAMSFHAFGSQVSVISDDGTFGLDGTIAKELQRIWKKRKIKLYTRCQIERVESSLDCVAVTIRTAEGETATLEGTHLFVSCEKKANTNGLGIERLGIETDENGFIQVNRQAQTSLSHIYAVGDVTGAPFLAVKAIKQGKAAAEAIVGQAVEVDLTFLPTVVHSIPPIASAGLTETEARRQYGAVRIGEFPLAGNGYASILGQKDGVIKVISDAATDVLLGVHMIGAGAVELISSGVLGLEMAAREEDFRFPLYPHPSGNEALLEAIEALRAQAIHLAPAKQGKKEGQAKGVTI; via the coding sequence ATGGTCGTTGGAGAACTGGCACAGGAACGGGATGTCGTCATTATCGGCGGCGGGCCGGGCGGATATAGCGCGGCGATTCGCGCCGCCCAGCTCGGGTTGTCGGTCACGTTGATAGAAGAAGGGGAACTTGGCGGCGTCTGTTTAAATAAAGGATGCATTCCGTCAAAAGTATTTGCCCATGCGGCGCAAAAGATGGCAGACATCCCGCATCTAAAAGATATAGGAATAGATTTAGAGAATACTGGCTTCCAACTTGGCAAGCTGCAAAACTATAAAGCGAAAATCATCACCCAGCTCCGCCAAGGCGTCGAAGCGCTTTGCAAGGCCAATCGCATCGAGGTCCTTCGCGGCCATGCCTCGTTTTTGGCGGAAGACCGCATCGGCGTTGAAGCGGGCGATGCTTTTGAAGTCTACCGTTTCCGGCATGCGATCATCGCCGTCGGCGCGTCGCACATTTCGCCGCCGTCCGTTTCCGTTGACCATGAACGGATATTAAACGTTGATTCCATCTATAGTTTAGAGACATTGCCCGGCCATTTGCTTGTATATGGGAACGACTATATCGCGCTCGAAGCAGCAATGAGCTTCCACGCGTTTGGCTCGCAAGTGTCGGTCATCAGCGATGACGGTACGTTTGGCTTGGACGGCACCATTGCGAAAGAACTGCAGCGCATATGGAAAAAACGAAAAATCAAACTTTATACACGATGCCAGATCGAACGGGTCGAATCTTCTCTCGACTGCGTTGCGGTGACGATCCGGACAGCGGAAGGAGAAACGGCCACCCTTGAAGGAACTCATTTATTTGTTTCGTGCGAGAAAAAAGCAAATACCAATGGATTAGGCATCGAGCGGCTTGGCATAGAAACGGATGAAAACGGGTTTATCCAGGTCAACCGCCAGGCGCAAACATCCCTTTCCCATATTTATGCCGTTGGCGATGTCACGGGCGCACCGTTTTTGGCCGTCAAAGCGATCAAGCAGGGAAAAGCGGCGGCGGAAGCGATCGTTGGGCAAGCGGTGGAAGTCGATCTCACCTTTCTCCCGACTGTCGTCCATTCGATTCCGCCAATCGCCAGCGCCGGCCTGACGGAAACAGAAGCGCGCCGCCAGTACGGGGCAGTCCGCATCGGCGAATTTCCGCTCGCTGGAAACGGATATGCAAGCATCCTCGGGCAAAAGGACGGGGTGATCAAAGTGATCAGCGACGCCGCCACTGATGTCCTTCTCGGCGTGCACATGATCGGCGCCGGAGCGGTGGAGCTGATTTCCAGCGGAGTGCTCGGCTTGGAAATGGCCGCGCGCGAAGAAGACTTCCGCTTCCCGCTCTACCCGCACCCAAGCGGAAACGAAGCGCTGCTCGAGGCGATCGAAGCGCTCCGCGCGCAAGCGATCCACCTCGCACCGGCAAAGCAAGGAAAAAAGGAAGGCCAAGCAAAAGGCGTCACTATCTAG